From Paenibacillus physcomitrellae, the proteins below share one genomic window:
- a CDS encoding DUF2515 family protein: protein MRHSEEHREEKPWDIWRRILLSLPKAAWHSASGRAVDLASSGRLLLVKRNLDWNETAARFVRSSLEELLRRSGQLGRQEPRGQNPQSSHRSAYLSPEDQEIVADIELAVRQNNRNNVTRTAAYLKLYRDFPELHWAFLAHMVSRNAGWNMSDLKGGQADLLLGDTDVYRTYRFLERSNALIFQDAYPQLLLYAHSKRFGKSLFHLLPQFHVSRFMQPFWDYFWLSRSSSLLAVGLIINEQNYIEKRVVKHPFFQQTVTHKAPFLLGGLSGVNQVVFPYGTVSRSGREQPRLGGRIMSHFAGLNARIHLGKHLYALLFGLPEVRLGTEQFAFSIPHTGSRADYWPDLFSPSAREARTLPRQGAELLQNRFRPDGTLIYSPPLLDCFEDTPYEPISREDWFQDGSALGDIHIPVLPLLCEITAGHRMDILKRAYVHDAVAGARRWDKAESQ, encoded by the coding sequence GTGAGACATTCAGAAGAACACAGGGAAGAGAAACCTTGGGACATATGGAGGCGCATCCTGCTGTCCCTGCCTAAAGCAGCCTGGCATTCGGCATCCGGCAGAGCGGTCGATTTGGCTTCGTCCGGACGGCTGCTGCTGGTCAAAAGGAACCTGGACTGGAATGAAACGGCCGCCCGTTTTGTTCGCTCCTCCCTGGAAGAACTGCTGAGAAGAAGCGGGCAGCTCGGCCGCCAGGAGCCAAGAGGCCAGAACCCTCAGAGCAGTCATCGTTCAGCCTATTTAAGCCCGGAGGACCAGGAGATTGTGGCCGATATCGAATTAGCCGTCCGCCAGAACAACCGGAACAATGTAACCCGGACTGCTGCCTATCTCAAGCTCTACAGAGACTTTCCCGAGCTGCATTGGGCCTTCCTGGCTCATATGGTTTCCCGCAATGCGGGCTGGAACATGAGCGATCTGAAAGGCGGGCAGGCCGACCTGCTGCTGGGAGATACCGACGTTTACCGCACATACCGGTTCCTGGAACGGAGCAATGCGCTGATTTTTCAGGATGCCTATCCCCAGCTTCTGCTCTATGCGCACAGCAAACGGTTTGGCAAAAGCCTCTTCCACCTGCTCCCCCAGTTTCATGTCTCCCGGTTCATGCAGCCTTTCTGGGATTATTTCTGGCTCAGCCGGTCCAGCAGCCTGCTGGCGGTGGGGCTCATTATCAATGAACAGAATTATATTGAAAAAAGAGTGGTCAAACATCCTTTCTTCCAGCAGACGGTAACACACAAAGCGCCTTTTCTGCTCGGCGGTCTGAGCGGAGTGAACCAGGTCGTGTTTCCGTACGGCACCGTGAGTCGCAGCGGAAGAGAGCAGCCCCGGCTGGGAGGCCGGATCATGAGTCATTTCGCCGGTTTAAATGCCCGCATCCATCTGGGCAAGCATCTGTATGCCCTCTTATTCGGCTTGCCTGAGGTTCGGCTGGGAACAGAACAGTTTGCGTTTTCTATCCCTCATACCGGCTCACGGGCCGACTATTGGCCGGATCTGTTCTCTCCAAGCGCAAGGGAAGCCCGGACGTTGCCAAGACAAGGGGCGGAGCTGCTGCAGAACCGTTTCCGGCCGGACGGGACCCTGATTTATTCCCCGCCTTTGTTGGACTGCTTTGAAGATACCCCATATGAACCGATTTCCAGAGAGGACTGGTTCCAGGACGGCTCGGCCCTTGGCGATATCCATATTCCCGTTCTCCCGCTGCTTTGCGAGATTACGGCCGGCCACCGGATGGATATTCTGAAACGTGCCTATGTGCATGACGCCGTCGCCGGCGCGCGGAGATGGGACAAGGCGGAAAGCCAATGA
- a CDS encoding UbiD family decarboxylase, which yields MSYRNLRQWIEALRKENDLAIIEAPVDPYLELAEIHRRVIEEGGPALLFTNVKGTPFPVATNLFGTERRVDMAFGPRPEQLANRLVGALDKLMPPTPKAVWNERGLIWDAIKMGWGTVPKTVSKAEAPILQVCRTENPLAVLPKVTSWQEDGGPFITLPLVYTENPLKAGDHNLGMYRIQLYDDQTTGIHWQIHKGGGFHHHEAEKLNQALPVTILIGGPPALIASAIAPLPEHLPELLMTSFVMGERLPMAENPLGGHRIPAEVEFAIHGSVPPHERRPEGPFGDHYGYYSLQHDFPVLNVKHMWHRKDAIYPATIVGKPRQEDYYLGDFLQKLLSPAFPLVMPSVHTVWTYGETGHHSLASAIVKERYSREALVAGFSILGQGQLSLTKFLMLTDVHLDLADFRKLLQTVLERFNPATDLLIFNNTSHDTLDYTGKRLNHGSKAILIGVGDPVRDLPTEYTEGEIAEIDHIAPYHKGCLVVSGASYEREPELAARVLGRLRERGTAWPLVVLVDDAETAASSTNKFLWTVFTRFNPATDIYSQADVHQHHLAYSLPLVIDARMKPGYPDELNPREDIVKLVDERWKTYFKGNKLKALLTGLNSIL from the coding sequence TTGAGTTATAGAAATTTACGCCAGTGGATTGAAGCGCTCCGCAAAGAAAACGATCTGGCCATTATCGAGGCGCCGGTCGATCCTTATTTGGAGTTGGCCGAGATTCACCGCAGAGTCATTGAGGAAGGAGGCCCTGCGCTGCTGTTCACAAACGTGAAAGGAACGCCGTTCCCGGTGGCGACCAATTTGTTCGGAACGGAGAGACGCGTGGATATGGCGTTTGGACCTAGACCGGAGCAGCTCGCGAACCGGCTGGTCGGGGCACTGGACAAGCTGATGCCGCCTACGCCAAAGGCCGTCTGGAATGAACGGGGATTAATTTGGGACGCTATCAAGATGGGCTGGGGGACGGTTCCGAAGACCGTATCGAAAGCAGAGGCGCCGATTCTTCAGGTCTGCCGGACGGAGAATCCGTTGGCTGTATTACCGAAGGTGACCAGCTGGCAGGAGGATGGCGGGCCGTTTATTACGCTTCCGCTGGTGTACACGGAGAATCCTCTCAAAGCCGGTGATCATAACCTGGGGATGTACCGGATCCAGCTCTATGACGACCAGACTACCGGCATTCATTGGCAGATTCACAAGGGCGGAGGGTTCCACCACCATGAGGCCGAGAAGCTGAATCAGGCCCTGCCGGTAACGATTCTGATCGGCGGTCCGCCGGCCCTGATCGCTTCGGCCATCGCGCCGCTGCCGGAACATTTGCCGGAGCTGCTGATGACCTCGTTTGTGATGGGCGAACGCCTACCTATGGCGGAGAATCCGCTGGGCGGACACCGCATTCCGGCCGAGGTCGAATTCGCCATTCACGGCTCTGTTCCGCCGCATGAACGCCGTCCTGAGGGACCGTTTGGCGACCATTACGGCTATTATTCGCTGCAGCATGATTTCCCTGTGCTGAACGTTAAACATATGTGGCACCGCAAGGATGCCATTTATCCGGCTACGATTGTCGGTAAACCACGCCAGGAGGATTATTACCTGGGCGACTTCCTGCAGAAGCTGCTGTCTCCTGCATTTCCGCTTGTGATGCCTTCCGTGCACACGGTGTGGACCTATGGTGAGACGGGGCACCATTCACTTGCATCAGCGATCGTGAAGGAGCGCTATTCGCGCGAAGCACTGGTGGCCGGCTTCTCCATTCTCGGACAAGGCCAGCTGTCTTTGACCAAATTCCTGATGCTGACGGATGTCCATCTGGATCTGGCGGATTTCCGAAAGCTGCTGCAAACGGTACTGGAGCGGTTTAACCCTGCGACTGACCTGTTAATATTTAATAATACGTCCCATGACACGCTGGACTATACCGGCAAGAGACTGAATCATGGCAGTAAAGCCATTCTCATCGGTGTGGGCGACCCGGTACGGGATCTGCCAACGGAATACACCGAAGGCGAAATTGCGGAAATCGACCATATCGCCCCTTATCATAAGGGTTGTCTGGTTGTTTCCGGGGCATCCTATGAACGTGAGCCGGAGCTTGCAGCCAGGGTTCTTGGCCGCCTGCGCGAACGGGGCACCGCATGGCCGCTAGTTGTGCTGGTGGACGACGCCGAAACTGCAGCTTCCAGCACCAACAAGTTTCTGTGGACCGTGTTCACCCGTTTTAATCCGGCAACGGATATTTATTCGCAGGCCGATGTGCATCAGCACCATCTGGCTTACAGCCTGCCGCTGGTCATTGACGCCCGCATGAAGCCGGGATATCCGGACGAGCTAAACCCGCGTGAGGATATCGTCAAGCTGGTGGACGAGCGTTGGAAAACGTATTTCAAGGGTAATAAGTTAAAGGCCCTCTTAACCGGGCTAAATTCCATTCTTTAG
- a CDS encoding putative polysaccharide biosynthesis protein: MSKKESFIKGTLILAVAALVARVLGMAQRVPLEHIFGAAGNSSFTISNTVYLLLLTVATAGIPSTLSKMVSERYALQRPGEAKRIYQAALIFAAVTGVLITVLLYVLAPVYARLISAPEATPAIRAIAPALLLFPTVAMMRGYFQGRNNMSAGGISQIVEQILRVITAIGIALVMVSAGYADKWVAAGASFGGVLGSIGAFAIMLYYAFKLKRTDREQPLEDLSTGEPPLPFMKIYGNIFKLSIPIVLSSMAIPVVYFIDSSIVKPMLIGQIGFDQATYLLGILGSRAQSIAGIPPILSIALSTSLIPIISGAFARRDMPYLEKQVTLAMRISVITGMPVVLALCTAAYSVNGLLYSSLDGSGMIALLTLGTIFQITMSTSSAILLSMGKPNLSMVHVLIGIVVKLAVSFALAPVFGIYGIIAGTGICFLVITLLNIRSLKQIVPFSILGKRWAGFLVTVVVLAAAGYGLNEAGIQLVNVMPHRLAFFITCCIVGGVTVALYPVMLILLRVIRREELDSYPNAIRRLLRPLMRFAPGSAKRSEG, encoded by the coding sequence TTGTCTAAGAAGGAATCATTTATTAAGGGAACGCTTATCCTGGCCGTAGCCGCGTTAGTGGCCAGGGTGCTGGGCATGGCACAGCGGGTGCCGCTTGAGCATATTTTCGGAGCTGCGGGGAATTCGTCGTTTACGATTTCGAATACGGTTTATTTGCTCCTGTTAACGGTTGCGACTGCAGGTATTCCGAGTACGCTTAGTAAAATGGTCTCCGAGCGCTACGCTTTGCAGCGCCCGGGTGAAGCTAAACGGATCTATCAGGCTGCGCTGATTTTTGCTGCCGTTACCGGAGTTCTGATTACTGTGCTTCTGTATGTCCTGGCGCCGGTGTACGCCAGATTAATTTCGGCTCCGGAAGCCACGCCGGCTATTCGCGCAATCGCTCCTGCCCTGCTGTTATTCCCGACTGTAGCCATGATGAGGGGGTATTTCCAAGGGCGCAACAATATGAGCGCCGGAGGGATATCCCAAATCGTCGAACAAATCCTCCGCGTTATCACAGCGATTGGGATCGCCTTAGTGATGGTCAGCGCAGGGTATGCGGATAAATGGGTTGCCGCTGGCGCTTCCTTCGGGGGCGTCCTGGGAAGTATCGGTGCTTTTGCTATCATGCTGTATTATGCCTTTAAGTTGAAACGTACCGACAGGGAGCAGCCTCTGGAGGACCTGTCCACCGGAGAGCCGCCTCTTCCTTTCATGAAGATTTATGGGAATATATTTAAATTATCTATTCCCATTGTTCTGTCATCCATGGCTATACCGGTCGTCTATTTCATAGACAGCTCGATTGTAAAGCCGATGCTGATTGGACAAATCGGATTTGACCAAGCGACTTACCTGCTCGGCATTCTCGGCAGCCGGGCGCAAAGCATCGCCGGGATTCCGCCGATTCTATCGATAGCGCTCAGCACGTCGCTGATCCCGATCATCTCCGGCGCGTTTGCGCGGAGGGACATGCCTTATCTGGAGAAGCAGGTCACGCTGGCGATGCGGATCTCCGTCATTACGGGCATGCCGGTCGTGCTGGCTTTGTGTACGGCTGCTTATTCGGTCAACGGCCTGCTGTACAGCTCTTTGGACGGCAGCGGCATGATTGCCCTGCTGACGCTCGGGACTATTTTCCAAATTACGATGTCGACCAGCAGCGCCATTCTGCTCAGCATGGGTAAACCGAATCTATCGATGGTTCACGTGCTGATCGGGATTGTGGTCAAGCTGGCGGTCAGCTTTGCGCTGGCTCCGGTATTCGGCATTTACGGTATCATCGCCGGAACCGGGATTTGTTTCCTGGTTATCACGCTGCTGAATATCCGTTCCCTGAAACAAATCGTTCCATTCTCCATTCTGGGCAAACGCTGGGCGGGTTTCCTGGTTACGGTGGTCGTGCTGGCTGCCGCAGGTTATGGTTTGAATGAAGCCGGCATTCAGCTGGTCAACGTGATGCCTCACCGGCTTGCTTTCTTCATTACCTGCTGCATCGTGGGCGGGGTAACGGTTGCGCTTTATCCGGTCATGCTCATTCTGCTGCGCGTCATTCGCCGGGAAGAGCTGGACAGCTATCCAAACGCGATCCGCAGGCTGCTTCGGCCTCTCATGCGTTTCGCACCGGGTTCCGCGAAACGTTCGGAAGGCTGA
- a CDS encoding oxidoreductase produces MEGKAGEWAIGREGSGKEEQTEVENTYTIAELSRNTGFSYDTIRYYEKIGLLPPAKRKKNGQKAYDQQMLDGLVMITHLKRTSMPLKEIEQYISLARGRNYRSCLELLQEHKAKVEQLMADMQSSLEMIDLKLNRYQNLISQSESGRRPTGEAEARAEVEAETEIKTGIKTKPETESGGDLTMLNVNDYPVTPQLPISSGFGAQTTAKEALGGRDLTGKTVIVTGGYSGIGLETTRVLAEAGAAVIVPVRTPEKARASLAGIPRVEMEELDLMDPASIDAFARRFLDSGRSLDILINNAGIMAAPLVRDKRGYESQFSTNHLGHFQLTARLWPALKQSGAARVVSLSSGGIRFGGVNFEDPNFEQREYDRWQAYGQSKSANALFAVGLDRRGYAQGVRAFSVHPGRILTDLARFMTEEDLNAIGASEDQGHRSTVVPDGYKTAEQGAATTVWCAANTQLEGKGGVYCLDVDIAEVVPSLELDGVTQVLDGVLPWAIDPELAERLWQMSEEMTGVKFSV; encoded by the coding sequence TTGGAAGGCAAGGCAGGCGAGTGGGCGATTGGCAGGGAAGGCAGCGGGAAGGAGGAGCAGACGGAAGTGGAAAACACCTATACGATTGCGGAGTTATCGCGGAATACCGGCTTCAGTTATGATACGATCCGGTATTATGAGAAGATCGGACTGCTTCCGCCGGCGAAGCGCAAGAAGAATGGCCAGAAGGCATACGACCAGCAAATGCTGGACGGCCTTGTGATGATCACTCATTTGAAGCGTACTAGCATGCCGCTCAAGGAGATTGAGCAATATATCTCGCTGGCTAGAGGCCGAAATTACAGAAGCTGCCTGGAGCTGCTCCAGGAGCATAAGGCCAAGGTTGAGCAGCTGATGGCGGATATGCAATCAAGCCTGGAAATGATCGATCTAAAGCTGAACCGTTATCAAAACCTGATCAGCCAGTCGGAATCGGGGCGGAGGCCGACAGGCGAAGCAGAAGCAAGAGCAGAAGTGGAAGCTGAAACTGAAATAAAAACTGGAATAAAAACAAAACCAGAAACAGAATCAGGAGGAGATTTAACGATGTTGAATGTAAACGACTATCCCGTTACCCCCCAACTACCGATTTCATCGGGCTTTGGGGCACAAACAACAGCCAAGGAAGCACTTGGCGGACGTGACCTTACCGGCAAGACGGTCATTGTGACCGGGGGATATTCCGGCATTGGTCTGGAGACCACCCGCGTGCTGGCTGAAGCTGGCGCAGCGGTAATAGTGCCTGTTCGCACACCTGAGAAAGCCCGGGCTTCACTTGCTGGCATTCCGCGGGTGGAGATGGAGGAGCTTGATTTGATGGACCCGGCTTCTATCGATGCTTTTGCCCGGCGGTTCCTGGATTCAGGGCGTTCGCTGGACATCCTCATCAACAATGCCGGTATCATGGCGGCTCCGCTGGTGCGCGACAAGCGGGGATACGAATCCCAGTTCTCCACTAACCATTTGGGTCACTTCCAGCTGACGGCAAGGCTATGGCCGGCGCTCAAACAGTCGGGAGCCGCCCGGGTGGTATCGCTGTCCTCGGGAGGGATCCGCTTTGGCGGAGTTAACTTTGAGGACCCTAACTTTGAACAACGGGAATACGACCGCTGGCAGGCCTATGGCCAGTCCAAGTCGGCCAACGCCTTGTTTGCCGTCGGACTGGACCGGCGCGGCTATGCCCAGGGCGTCCGTGCCTTCTCGGTCCATCCGGGACGGATTCTGACCGATTTGGCCCGCTTTATGACCGAAGAGGATCTGAACGCCATCGGAGCTTCAGAGGATCAGGGGCACCGCAGCACGGTCGTTCCTGATGGATACAAGACGGCCGAGCAGGGGGCTGCAACGACCGTATGGTGCGCCGCGAACACTCAATTAGAGGGCAAAGGCGGCGTATATTGTCTGGATGTGGATATCGCCGAGGTCGTTCCATCTCTTGAACTGGACGGTGTAACCCAGGTGCTGGACGGAGTGCTCCCTTGGGCGATCGACCCTGAACTGGCGGAGCGGCTTTGGCAGATGAGCGAGGAGATGACCGGCGTCAAATTTTCGGTCTGA
- a CDS encoding Cof-type HAD-IIB family hydrolase has product MKYRLLALDMDGTLLTDNHQISPETTKWIHKALDAGVHVCLSTGRSYSEAAPFGEELGLDTPMITVNGSEIWRNPKELYHRELLGPELVEKMYQLSRTFNIWFWAYSVEGLFNEENWYEGVVEEKEWLKFGYNVHDEQLRHKVLMELQNIGGLEITNSAPWNFEVNPQGISKASGIRTVCELIGVEMSETIAVGDSLNDLAAIQAAAVGVAMGNAQLAVKENADYVTSSNNDDGIAEVIRKFIFAEEV; this is encoded by the coding sequence ATGAAATACCGCTTACTTGCGCTTGATATGGATGGGACGTTATTGACGGACAACCACCAGATTTCCCCTGAAACGACTAAATGGATTCATAAGGCATTGGATGCCGGCGTTCATGTCTGCTTGTCTACGGGAAGATCTTACAGCGAAGCTGCGCCATTCGGTGAGGAGCTTGGACTGGATACCCCGATGATTACGGTGAATGGCAGTGAAATCTGGAGAAACCCGAAGGAATTGTACCACCGGGAATTGCTGGGTCCTGAGCTGGTCGAGAAGATGTATCAGCTTTCACGGACCTTTAACATCTGGTTCTGGGCTTACTCTGTTGAAGGGTTATTTAATGAAGAGAACTGGTATGAGGGTGTCGTTGAAGAGAAGGAATGGCTGAAGTTTGGTTATAACGTTCATGACGAGCAGCTTCGCCATAAAGTGCTGATGGAGCTCCAGAACATTGGAGGCCTTGAGATCACGAATTCCGCCCCCTGGAATTTTGAGGTAAACCCGCAGGGTATCAGCAAAGCCAGCGGCATTCGCACCGTCTGTGAACTGATTGGCGTCGAGATGTCAGAAACGATTGCCGTAGGCGACAGTTTAAACGATCTGGCGGCCATTCAGGCAGCGGCTGTCGGGGTTGCCATGGGAAATGCGCAGCTGGCTGTTAAAGAAAATGCGGATTACGTGACGTCTTCCAACAATGATGATGGAATTGCGGAAGTCATCCGGAAATTTATTTTTGCCGAAGAGGTGTAG
- a CDS encoding COX15/CtaA family protein, which yields MTTKQLKWLAYAATLFVFLATFGGGVVTKTESGLGCGSQFPLCNGKFVPAHTLASIIEYSHRGVSGLAGILALAAFVAFMIWRRNRLDLRIYAFLALLFVIIQAAMGALAVVFSQSAPIMALHLGFALISFASSVMLSLGIREQDKQETAAPTEAPRKVSKGLRNLSIFTAIYTYLVVYTGAYVTHTDSAGACYGFPLCNGKLIPPLAGGEGIQFMHRAAAFLLFVVIAVLAHFAYRNKSGNREVRGLGLASIILIVLQIFAGISVTYTVNDYNWYLFTSISHILIIEVLFGLLCYMAVRTSLLSRGSK from the coding sequence ATGACAACCAAACAGTTGAAATGGCTGGCTTACGCGGCTACCTTGTTTGTATTTCTGGCCACCTTCGGCGGCGGCGTCGTGACCAAAACGGAATCCGGACTTGGCTGCGGCAGCCAGTTTCCGCTCTGCAACGGCAAATTTGTGCCCGCGCATACGCTGGCCTCGATCATTGAATATTCGCACCGCGGGGTGAGCGGTCTGGCCGGCATTTTGGCGCTTGCCGCTTTTGTGGCTTTTATGATTTGGCGCAGAAACCGTTTGGATCTTCGTATTTACGCTTTTCTGGCTTTATTGTTTGTTATCATTCAAGCGGCCATGGGTGCTTTGGCAGTCGTGTTCTCGCAGTCGGCGCCGATTATGGCGCTGCATTTGGGCTTTGCTCTGATCTCGTTCGCAAGCTCTGTGATGCTTTCGCTGGGGATCAGGGAACAGGACAAGCAGGAAACGGCGGCTCCTACTGAAGCTCCGCGCAAAGTTTCCAAAGGACTGCGCAACCTGAGTATTTTTACAGCGATTTATACCTACCTGGTTGTCTACACGGGAGCTTACGTGACCCATACCGACTCTGCTGGAGCCTGCTATGGCTTCCCGCTGTGCAACGGCAAGCTGATTCCGCCACTCGCCGGCGGGGAGGGCATTCAGTTCATGCACCGCGCAGCGGCGTTTCTGCTGTTCGTCGTCATCGCGGTTCTGGCACATTTTGCTTACCGCAACAAGTCGGGCAACCGTGAGGTTCGCGGACTCGGACTTGCCTCCATTATTTTGATCGTGCTGCAAATATTCGCCGGGATTTCGGTAACTTATACGGTTAATGATTACAACTGGTATTTGTTTACGTCGATCTCCCATATCCTTATTATCGAGGTATTGTTTGGCCTGCTGTGTTATATGGCGGTGCGCACCTCGCTGCTCAGCCGGGGCAGTAAATAA
- a CDS encoding DUF1348 family protein has translation MMNILLPPFTQETAIAKVRLAEDSWNTRNPEHVSQSYTPDSRWRNRADFVTGRGEIIAFLRRKWTRELDYRLIKELWAFTDNRIAVRFAYEWHDDSGFWFRSYGNENWEFDANGLMRTRYASINDLPIRESERKYHWPLGRRPDHYPGLSQLGL, from the coding sequence ATGATGAACATTCTACTGCCGCCATTCACACAAGAGACGGCAATCGCCAAGGTCAGACTTGCTGAAGACAGCTGGAACACCCGAAACCCGGAGCATGTCTCCCAAAGCTACACACCGGACAGCAGATGGCGTAATCGCGCCGATTTCGTGACCGGCCGGGGAGAGATTATCGCCTTTCTGCGCCGTAAATGGACCAGGGAATTGGACTACCGGCTGATCAAGGAATTATGGGCTTTCACAGATAACCGGATTGCCGTGCGTTTTGCTTATGAATGGCATGATGACAGCGGATTCTGGTTCCGCTCTTACGGGAACGAGAACTGGGAATTTGATGCAAACGGACTCATGCGGACCCGCTACGCCTCCATCAATGACCTGCCAATCCGAGAATCCGAACGAAAATATCATTGGCCGCTCGGTCGCCGTCCTGACCATTATCCCGGGTTATCCCAGCTCGGATTGTAG
- a CDS encoding thioredoxin family protein gives MLKVTTAEQFHELTGSEGLTVAVYKADWCGDCKFIDPFMPEVEQEYASRLKLIQVDVDELEEISREQNILGIPSFIAYSGGKELIRFVNKLRKSRTEIEDFLNKAVAVHETLKAQA, from the coding sequence ATGCTTAAAGTGACAACAGCGGAGCAATTCCATGAATTAACCGGTTCGGAAGGTCTTACGGTGGCGGTATATAAAGCCGACTGGTGCGGAGACTGCAAATTCATCGATCCGTTTATGCCTGAGGTGGAGCAGGAATACGCAAGCCGCCTCAAACTGATTCAGGTGGATGTGGACGAGCTGGAGGAGATCAGCCGGGAACAGAATATCTTGGGCATCCCGAGCTTTATCGCTTATTCGGGCGGCAAAGAATTGATCCGGTTTGTGAACAAGCTGCGGAAATCCCGGACCGAAATCGAAGATTTCCTGAATAAGGCCGTTGCCGTACACGAAACGCTGAAAGCTCAAGCATAA
- a CDS encoding DUF456 domain-containing protein — protein sequence MWLDVIGWILVIALFVTGLAGAIVPVLPGVVAVYAAFFVYGGFFGFQHFGWVFWSLQSLIVVVLLVADYLVGAWGVKRFGGSKASVWLSTIGAIIGPFVIPAFGLVIGPFVGAVIGELLTGAGIKQSLKAGVGSVVGLFSSMAVKIILQIVMIVVFFIWIFSF from the coding sequence ATGTGGCTTGATGTCATCGGCTGGATCTTAGTCATCGCTTTGTTTGTAACAGGACTTGCCGGGGCGATTGTTCCAGTGCTGCCCGGTGTGGTCGCCGTATACGCGGCCTTTTTTGTTTATGGCGGTTTTTTTGGCTTTCAGCACTTCGGCTGGGTATTCTGGTCGCTGCAGTCGTTGATTGTAGTAGTGCTGCTTGTTGCGGATTATCTGGTTGGAGCCTGGGGCGTCAAAAGGTTTGGCGGCAGCAAGGCTTCCGTCTGGCTAAGCACGATCGGAGCCATTATCGGCCCGTTTGTCATTCCAGCCTTTGGACTGGTCATTGGCCCGTTTGTAGGCGCGGTCATTGGCGAGCTGCTGACGGGGGCAGGCATTAAGCAGTCGCTGAAAGCCGGCGTGGGCTCCGTTGTCGGATTGTTCAGCAGTATGGCGGTCAAGATTATTCTGCAAATCGTCATGATCGTTGTATTTTTCATCTGGATCTTCAGTTTTTAA